AGTCGCGGTGTTCATCATCTCGTTTTTATTAACGCCCTCGTAGATACAGAGACTGGGTATTGCTTTAAAGCCGCTGCGTGACCAGATGTTGGGATCTGCCATGATGGCCAAATGTTCTGTGATATGTGTATCGGTGTGCATCCACTCTTCTAATGCTGCGCCGAAATTAATGGTGGCCAGATTTTTAAGACGCTCGCTGCTGAATAAGCTGGAGACATAATTGCGATAGGTTCGGCTTAGTCCATAACTAAGGTTTATCACCTTGAGATCGGCCTGCTGATCCCGGCATGCGATTCGGATATTGTTTTCCAGTCCGCCGGACATCACAAGAAATGCATGCTGGTCACAGGCCGTGACGGCTGTTTTAGCAAGGCTGTCGATGGCGTCCTCATAAACAGAAGAGACCTCTCTGCCCGTACGCAGCCCCGCTGCTGTCAATGCCGATGTCAGAGCAATGAGGTAAACGATTGTGATGAGTTGTTTTATCCTGCCTGAACGATGGTGACGTCCTTTGGGTGCCATAATAACCAAATAGGTCAGGCAGGAGATGCGGCCAAACCAGGCGGCAAAACAAAGGTAGGGAATGATGACCAGAGGACGAATGCCCAGCATGGGCCACGGTGTGGGTGGCAGTTGTAGAAAGAAAAAGGCGGAGACGATCCAGAGGACAGAAAACAGTGCGGCATGGCCGATATGATAGCGGTTTTTTCCCTTGTCTGACAGGGGCAGTATTAATAGCGTCAGCAACGGAAGCGTGCAGATGAAAAAGATCAGCAACCATCCAATGCTGGCGATCGAAGAGTCGAGCTGCTGGTATTGTTCTCGCCACATTTGCCAGATGATTTGGCCGAATGACTGAAAACTGCGCCAGTCATAAGCCGGATGATGGAAATAAAAACCGGCATAAACCGGATAAACACCAAGGGCCAGCATGCCGATTAGTCCTGAAATAAAAATCGGGCGGGCCTGTAGCAGTCCGCCCTGCCACATATAGATGAAAATAATAAACAAAGCGACGGGAGCCAGGGGAATGAACGCCGTGTATTCAGGCACCCCGATGCTCCAGATAAAGACCGTCAGATAAAGACGGCGTTCGCAGGGATACTCAGTAAATCGAAGCAAAGTTAAAATGGCCAGGAGTAACAGCATTAGGTCAAACATCATGGGGTTGGCTCGCGCCGCCATCAGGCGAAATGGAATAGTGGTCATCAGCGTTGCACAGCCGATTACGGGAAGCAGTAACGCGGCGGTTTCCATTGCCCGGGGATGTGCGTATTTTGATGGAATTCCTAGGAACAGCCATCGCGACAGAATGTGATAAAAAAGCATGATACATATGACAGCGAAAATCGCAGATAATCCGTTGAACAGGACTGGTGCGGACAACGGTAAGTAGTTGGCCAGGATCATCAGTCCGGACCAGAGAGGTTCGGTCATGGCCGGAAAGGGTGCGATCCATAGATGTTCTGAAAGTGTTTGAGCGGAAAGTACGGGAGAAATACCGCAAGCTAGCTCAAAAAGAAAGAGGAGTGCTGCGCAGCTGACCACCGTCAGGAATAGAATTGTCGGTAAGAAGCGGTTGATATTCCTTATACCGGAGTAATTCATAGTCATTCCAGAAATAGATTCGTCGGTTTTTTACATCAGCTTGACAACTAAAGGAGTGCTGTTATGGCACGATTATGAAGGGAAAACAATAATGTTTGGATTAAATAGATTATATGTTGAGAAAAAGTTATTGTTTTGCTATAAAGGAAACTCATTACGATTCGAGTGGTTACATCTTTTATGTTGGATTTTATGCAGATGTCGAAGGTGTTGCCGATTTATTGCTACTTGCGTTTATTACTTCTTGAGGAGGAAGAAAAAATGTTGCGTCATGTAAAGATTCGCTCAAAGCTCGTTGGTGGATTCATACTCATATCACTGTTGTCAGCCTTGCTAGGTGTGCTGACCATGCGTGATATGAAGCAGATGAAGTCATTCAGCGATGAAGTCGGGAATGTCCGTCTTCCGGGAGTTCAGCAGTTATTGACTATTTCAGAGGCGCAGACAGCGATACAGTCGGCCGAAAGAATGATGCTGTACGAGGGGACAACGGTTCGGCAACGTGAACGGTTGTTTTCTACCATAAAGGAAAAATGGTCAGCGATTTCTGACGCAGAAACGGCCTTCGAGGAGTTATCAAAAACCGATGATGAACAGCAGAAATGGGCCGAATTTAATGGAAAATGGATGCATTGGCAGAATGCACATCGAGCGAGTGCCAGCGCGGCTGAAAAGGTACTGAAGCTATTAAAAGACGGAAAAACGACGGAATCCCCAGAGTTTGTTAAGGCTCAGACGCATCTGGCCAATATGCAGGAACAGGCAGATCGCACATTTGATACCTCCAAGGAATTGCTGGATCAGTTGGTTGAAATTAACATAATGGCCGGTGAGGTGGCGATTACCCGAAGTAATTCCACTGCAAAAAAATCGGTTTCAGCGGTGATTTCTCTGACGGTTTTTGTGGTGCTGGCCGCTATTACACTCGGCACATTGATTGCCATTAGTATTACCCGTCCATTGATTCGTGTTATGGAGGCCGCCTGGGCGATCAGCCGAGGCGATTTCAATGTAGATATTGACTATCAATCAAAAAATGAGGTTGGTCAGCTGGCCGATGTCTTTCGAACGATCGTGCAGACGCTAAGCGGTATTTTGAAAGAATTTCAGGCATTGGCAGCAGCAGG
The Spartobacteria bacterium DNA segment above includes these coding regions:
- a CDS encoding tetratricopeptide repeat protein, whose protein sequence is MTMNYSGIRNINRFLPTILFLTVVSCAALLFLFELACGISPVLSAQTLSEHLWIAPFPAMTEPLWSGLMILANYLPLSAPVLFNGLSAIFAVICIMLFYHILSRWLFLGIPSKYAHPRAMETAALLLPVIGCATLMTTIPFRLMAARANPMMFDLMLLLLAILTLLRFTEYPCERRLYLTVFIWSIGVPEYTAFIPLAPVALFIIFIYMWQGGLLQARPIFISGLIGMLALGVYPVYAGFYFHHPAYDWRSFQSFGQIIWQMWREQYQQLDSSIASIGWLLIFFICTLPLLTLLILPLSDKGKNRYHIGHAALFSVLWIVSAFFFLQLPPTPWPMLGIRPLVIIPYLCFAAWFGRISCLTYLVIMAPKGRHHRSGRIKQLITIVYLIALTSALTAAGLRTGREVSSVYEDAIDSLAKTAVTACDQHAFLVMSGGLENNIRIACRDQQADLKVINLSYGLSRTYRNYVSSLFSSERLKNLATINFGAALEEWMHTDTHITEHLAIMADPNIWSRSGFKAIPSLCIYEGVNKNEMMNTATLKKDTEFWKTHLANWTIPTSEATAHFAAPWYRLYQRYVGKIVNNLGVSMQNNDMDDTDAWDAYQMAREIDNTNLSALMNLVTLAQQTNNPKYDAYRHAFDALMNENANRIPLWQLSMLYGYVQHPAAYIEQGFAWAISGKPYAAINEIRQAIDLSSESIPMKILLAALYLDANDDQAGESIYQDILDKDPSNVDALVGMARLALTRNNMPMARDYLEKLSETDVDPSSTPIEGLVVAMATLNGNYDNAKKLLQNKLKDNPMNYRIWAILALLASENEDLETLKKTDKALTEGVEINPILGTVLGQMEMNRGNYPKARHYLEQALRVRPSESMLRENLLRVLTAVKDKDEAEKQCAMILINDPDNALANYIIGTIQMERNEWNLAENSFQSSLAAKRDANTLNDLAWLLTNKGLFQDALPLIKESIDMQPQNATALDTYGYLLMQTSQLREAKETLDKARHYQPENPVILFHLAQLHQKMGHTRQAIDIVNSLQIQKRDILLPALQKELQSLKNELNKK